The following coding sequences lie in one Anomaloglossus baeobatrachus isolate aAnoBae1 chromosome 7, aAnoBae1.hap1, whole genome shotgun sequence genomic window:
- the ELOB gene encoding elongin-B, whose protein sequence is MDVFLMIRRNKTTIFTDAKENTTVYELKRIVEGILKRPPEEQRLYKDDQLLDDNKTLGDCGFTSQTARPQAPATVGLAFRCSGDAFEPLRVDPFSSPPELPDVMKPQETSGSANEQAVQ, encoded by the exons gacgtgTTTTTGATGATCCGCCGTAACAAAACTACCATTTTCACTGATGCAAAGGAGAACACGACCGTATATGAGCTGAAGAGAATTGTGGAGGGGATCCTGAAGAGACCCCCGGAGGAGCAGCGTCTGTACAAA GACGACCAGTTATTAGATGATAATAAGACCTTAGGTGACTGTGGCTTCACCAGCCAGACCGCGCGGCCCCAGGCTCCGGCCACCGTTGGACTGGCGTTCCGCTGCTCTG GAGATGCCTTTGAACCTCTGCGAGTTGACCCCTTCTCCAGTCCTCCTGAACTCCCCGATGTGATGAAGCCACAGGAGACGAGCGGCAGCGCTAACGAGCAGGCGGTGCAGTGA